Within Solea solea chromosome 1, fSolSol10.1, whole genome shotgun sequence, the genomic segment CTGTATAAAATGCCATTTTTAATGCCATGTTTAAAATTTTGAGAAGCACGAGAATGTACTTACCACTAGCATtagaatataaaatgttttgctCTACACTAGTTTCATTGGTCGTGACAATGAATTTTATTATGACAAAAAGATGTATCAGGATGCTATTTGTGATGCTCATATCCCTTATCGCATCATTTACTTTCTTTACCGTGGTTAATGGAGTGATTTTGTGGCAGGCTGATGCAAAAATGGTTGATAATGGATTGTAATTATATTCTACATTATTCTGGCTCTGAAGTGTTAGTACAGCAAAATGAATACAGTCGAAAATCTCACGACGGGCTGTTTTCCACTGAGAAGCTAACTCACTTTTCCCACTACAATGAATAATTTAGCAGTTATGtcatttattaaacaaaatTGTTGTCTTTTGTGCTCAAAGCCAACTATTTTTGCAGACCAAAGGTGTTTTCCCTTCTTTATATTTCGTgctataatacattttttttaccaatgATCTTGAGTTGGATGATATCACCCATATactgtttatacattttatattgatTTTGTTGTCTCTGTAGATGACATGAACTGGAATGCCTTGGAGTGggacagagcagcagaggagctcACCTGGGAAAGGGTAACTCTTACTTTATATGTCATTACTGGTCTCACCAATATTCTCACCAGCCCTTGTACACACAAAACTACATCTGTAATTTTGCAATATGTGTTATACACACCTGCACATGCACTGACAACTCTTCAATTTTCCTTTTAGATGCTTGGCTTGGACGGTTCACTGGTctttttggtaagaattcataATGATCATCTATGTTTTTACCCaaaaaatgtcttaaatgaTTAATGTTAAACGGTTAAATCTTACTTTTTAATGTCTGTGCTTTCTCTTAAAGgagcatgtgttttgggttgtGTCTCTAAACACACTCTTTATCCTGGTCTTTGGTGAGTAGAAGGCTATTTAATATAACATATAATCCTGGgtctttcatcatttaaaaatcattatttattatgtacTGTAGTTCTGGTAATGAGTgtgaaaatgtttgtctttattcAGCATTTTGTCCCTACCACATCGGGCACTTCTCTGTTGTTGGTCTTGGCTTTGAGGAATATGTAAGAAACCTTTTTCATAAATTAGCATTGTTGTGCAATTTAAAATGGGCAAGGATTTATGttgctatttatttttaattgtctATTTCTCTCCAGGTTCAAGCCTCTCACTTTGAGGGTTTAATCACAACAATCGTGGGTTACATACTGCTGGCCATGACGCTCATCCTCTGTCATGTATcttttcacaaaataacatcagtCTTTTGTCCTGAAGTCTAGAATCTAGCTGTTGTGGTGTCACTGGACAGATgtatctgtgtgagtgtgtgtgtattgtatatggTGCCTGTCTTGATCCTTAATGGATGTCTCAGGGTCTGGCCGCTCTAGTCAGGTTCCAGCGCTCACGTCGTCTCCTGGGAGTCTGCTACATTGTTGTCAAGGTAACTAAGCCTTTCACTGCATTTCTGTTTTGTGTCACACTGAATGTAGTCTCTTACTTGAGCATACTGTTAAGTTAGATATTATTTGCCTGTTGTACTCATAGGCGGAAGGATTCAAATGATTATTAATTACAGTATAACCGAGACATAATAACATAAGTGGCTAATATGCCCGCTGGCTCAGAATGGCCTTGagacatgtttatttttccattacAGGTGTCTCTGCTGGTTGTTGTGGAGAttggtgtgtttccactcaTCTGTGGCTGGTGGCTTGACATCTGCTCTTTAGTAAGAGTCTGTTCCTTATTCTGACTTTCATCACTCTGTGAAATTGCCTCATTCCTCTCATATTTGAAAGTTCCAGCCCTTCTGGCTTACCTTCATtttatagatatacatatatatatcgatACGATTTATTAATTGTTTGGATACAGAACCAAGCAACATTGAATGGGAAACTAGTTTCATGGTTGGCTGTCAAAGTTACAGTTGTTGCCCTGTATTCCATAATGAGAAATAATTTCTTAAAGTCATGTCAACTGAAAGGGTTCCTCCTTCAGAGTCAGATATGGCCTCATTTCCTAATTTGTCTCTCATATAAATTTAGTGCATGTTTCATCTTTGTTGATGTGCTAAAATATTGTCGGAAGATGAACTTTGTGGGAACATCCTGATCATTTCaatttgtttcacagttttaAGGAAGATAGTTTGGGCTCTGCTGCAGTGCACTGTTTTTTGGTTGGTTGTTTTGAAAATGGAGATTCAGGATATAATTAGAGTTAAATCAAAAGCAGAACTTACATAAGTGCCTGGAAAATGATTCTCAGAAAATGAACTTCATCATTGAGTTGACTCTGCCTTCATTTGGCATCATCTTAGAAACAGTGCTTAATTTCAATGAAGAGAAAtgctatttatttaactttttcttttttttccaacctgCAGGAGATGTTTGATGCTTCATTAAAGGATAGGGAGTTAAGTTTTAAATCAGCCCCTGGAACCACCATGTTCCTACACTGGCTAGTCGGAATGGTCTATGTCTTCTACTTTGCATCTTTCATCCTCCTACTGAGAGAGGTAAATGTGTCCTCATGTAATTACTTTAGTGATTATatctttgttacattttggaaaaTCCCAATAtaattttctttcattaaccAACTGTTTGTTTATTAGGTGCTGAGGCCTGGAGTGCTGTGGTTTCTGAGAAACCTCAATGACCCAGATTTTAACCCAGTGCaggaaatgattcatttacccATATACAGACACCTGCGGCGCTTCATCCTGTCTGTGGTGGTGTTTGGGTCGATTGTGTTACTCATGCTATGGCTGCCCATTAGACTGATTAAATTACTGCTACCCACCTTCCTGCCATACAACGTCATGCTCTACAGGTAACCAGACATCGAAGTTGTAGGATGCTTCGCAAATCTGTATGAAAACTGTTACTATGTCTTTTTGGAATGCTATTAGGAACCACTTCACCATTTGGCCATGCAGTTAGTACATCTTTCTGCAGTGCATCTCATGCTAAATACAAAATATCAGTTGAATAGTTGATCAAAAAGTAGACCCATTTGGTGGTGGAAGCTTGTCAAGTCAattgaaaacagaaaacttgAGCACAAAATTCCATGCCGCCTTTGTGGTAATTGTGCACACACaattgaaatgtgttgttgtgaccCTGTCCCACTGTTTTCAAATAGTGACGCCCCGGTCAGCGAGCTGTCTTTGGAGCTATTATTACTTCAAGTTGTGTTGCCAGCACTGCTGGAGCAAGGACACACTCGCCAGTGGCTGAAAGGTCTGGTCAGAGCCTGGACAGTCAGTGCTGGGTATTTACTGTAAGTCAGGTCATATTACACTGTAAACAAttggtgaattttttttgtattggcTGTGCTAAAACTGACAATCCTCTGTGGTCTCCACAGCGACCTTCACTCCTATCTCCTCGGGGAACAGGATGACAATGATACCAACCAgcctgtcaacaacaacaacaacaataacccTCCCCCTGGTCaccataacaacaataacaatccTGCTCCAGCTGTTGGCGAGGGACTCCATGCAGCCCATCAGGCTATCCTGCAACAAGGGGGACCAGTGGGTTTCCAGCCCTACCACCGACCCCTTCGCTTCCCATTTAGGGTGAGACAGTCTCACGGCTTTCATCATTTACcactgcagttttgtttttggagcAGGCTCTGTGGAATCCAATATCCAGTAATTCAAATAATTTGTCAGTTTAGAGTTCTTACACTGTTTCCccacaaaaatacatttgtatttcttacataagtcagttttttttaataattattattattatgactggAGGGCAGACGggtctgttgtttgtgttgagaGTGTATGAGAGTGCAAAAAGGGCCTGGCATTGAAAATCAATGTGAGGTGGTTAATGTTGATATTGTGGTGAGCCGCCACAGATAAGTAGATGTAGCGCAAACATTGAGAAGTGGAAAACCATTTTCTGCAGTCTACATGTAAATGAAACACGCTTTTAGATGCTTGCAGCTAAACTCTGAAACTGATGTCTTTGCTAGCATGATAATTATAGacttaacacagtcacaaagTGTACTGTTCTGTTTCAGGTCGCTTTTCAAAAGACAGTGAAAGGCTATAATTGGCACGACAAGCTTTACATGCCAAATGCATGTTGAGTTGTATGTTTCACTGAGGCTGCTTGGAATATGCCACATCCTAATTTGAAGTTAGCCAACCACTCAAGTGTATCACTAGGCAGCAGCAATGAGGGTTATGCTCTTTGGGTGACaacaaacaaagtcattttaatATCCGAGTACCAGTCAGGACtaagtataaaacaaaaaaagggtttaTCTCTTCTATAGTGTACTTTTggttaaaaagaaagacatacTAGATCTACCTGGTACTTTTGTGGATTCCCAAACAAATTTAGAAATGTGCCAACGCCCAAGCCTGTAAAACTCAACCCTGTTATTCTACCACTGCTTCTAAATTTGGAGGCTTTGATCTCCATGTGCACTGTTCTGTCGTATATACTGACACTCCTTGTAGTTaagaaaatacagaataaataCAGGTAGTGGGGAATCATAATACAAGTGAATATgaagttagatttttttttttttttttgtctaaattcacttttattttgaaatatctgTCCTCTAGATTGTGTTGCTGATAGCGTTCATGTGCATCACTCTGCTGGTGGCCAGTCTGGTGTGTCTAACCCTACCAGGTGAGAtttgttttcaaactgtggACTGTCACATGAGGTTGATAAAGAGctattttaagtttaaatagAAATTAATCtcttttgttctgtgtgtgttttagtgttcACCGGCCGCTGGCTGATGTCCTTCTGGACAGGAAACTCCAAAATCCACGAGCTGTACACGGCAGCATGTGGCCTGTATGTCTGCTGGCTGTCTATCCGTGGAATCACAGTGCTGTTGGCCTGGATGCCCCAGGGACGCACAGTCATCATGCACAAAGTCCAGGAATGGACACTCATGGCAAGTATCAGTGAGAACAGCCTTTGTTGTTAGGAGACGGTAAAGCTGGGATTTAGATTCAGCTCGTCTGGACCGGCAGTGCTTATGTTAAGTGGTTGGTTATTGAAAGCTTGTTAGTCAGTCTGTTGGCATCGTTAACTCCCTTGAATAACTTTTACTACCTTGCTTGttctcattattttattaatgattCTGTTAATTTTACATTCTGTGCATTACTTTGCAGATCCTGAAGACACTGGTTGTAGCTCTGCTGGTTGCTGGAGTCATCCCGCTTTTGCTGGGTCTGCTGTTTGAATTAGTTATTGTTGCTCCACTTAGGGTACCTCTGGACCAAACACCTCTCTTCTACCCCTGGCAGGTATGATTGTATGGCATTGTCTgtctttttcccctctttgtgtttgtttgtttgtaatcaGTCGTGAAAAAAACTACATGGACAGTTTATTGCCCCCGAAGCACAGGGGAGGTAGTATCTTCGTGGACAAAGATGTATCGAGCTTGAACTCTAGGAGcttgtgcatttattttgtcCCATCGCTGAAGATAAGTTAGTGCAGCACTCGTCTTCTTATGcaccacacactctctcttgcTCGACCACTCACTCGGTGtgcacccacatacacacaacatggCAACTGGAGTTGCATTTGCTGTTGCAGGCTGTGCATCTCAGGTGACCTCCTCCACTGTCATTCAcaccttgactcaggtgaaactaacaacCTGAAAGTGGGTGAGGGAGTGATCAGTCTTCATTGTGTAACTTGACAATCTGCATTGTTCATTATGACGACTCTATAGACATGTATaactgaactgaagaagcctcttgttTGAGATATGAGACGTCTTCAACTTAACTAAAGCCAGttcagttgcctacagctaatcTCCTGAATACACAGTGACCTAGATGACATGTTCTaagagatttgtttgtttttttccatctcttttttactttgtgCTCTAATTTCATCTGTGAGTGAAATTGTAAGGCTTTACAAAGTTAATACAATGTTGAGATAAGAAGAACCAAGGTCTTCTTATCTTAACCAAGGATTTTTTCCTATTTCCCCTCGGCTGCCAAAATAAGACATCTGGGCATAGGTGTTTCAGAGAGACTTTACTTTATATTTCCAATAAAATGTTTGGTCATACATTAAGCTTCAGGTTTTATGTCTGCCTAAGTACTAAACGCAAAGAAATGTGCATAGTTCTTAAATCATCATCACCATTCTTttcatgtgtaaataaaagaaatagaaTAGGTTTCTGGTCTGTCATGAAATATCTATTGTAGGTAACAGTGATACTTCAGATTTGGCTTATTTATTCTAATTTGTAATTGAAAATCAGTGCTTACATTAAACATGATCAAATTGAAGCCCATATACTGAGATACTAAGGGTGACATTTATATCCCAAGTGTTTTTTCATTGTCTCACAATACGCAGTCCTTTTATCCCCATTAATCCATTGCTCTTTGTTGTCATCAGGACTGGGCTCTTGGAGTTCTCCATGCCAAAATCATTGCTGCCATCACTCTCATGGGCCCTCAATGGTGGCTGAAGACTGTTATTGAGCAGGTGGGTTTCAGGTCAATATTAAGCAATAACTGCATTAAATTgtgcattttgtttattgtataaagacacatttgttaCCGAGTCATTAGGGgttcaaaaaaatattgtagtattcttgtttttggttttctAACAGTGGATTTGTGTTGTAATTAAGCCGTTGGCAGCAGACTTCTGGCCATTTGACTCTCTCCCTGTTCTGCTCCTCTGACTAGACGAGGAACTGTTGTTTAACTATTGTTTAtggatattattgttattttatgatgAGAATTTTAGAGAAGATTTTACTCAAAATAGAgtattttggtgtttttttgtttttttttacatatattttcCCTTGCTTATAGTATAACACAGATATGtgttatacatatatgtgttcTATTATATTGCCATATTCTTGCCAATACACAGCCCCATTAGCATTAATTTTAAGACTTAAATCTTCACATATATCTTGACTAGGAAGTGTTTCAATGCtataataacttttatttagcATGTATAAGAGCAGCGGGGTGGTTGAGTGGTTGGTTTGTCTGTCCAGCTCATTGATCCTAGTCTATCACTGGATGCTAGACAAAATCTTTATAGACATTGAACATTTAGGAGAGATTTAAGTCAATAATTCCATAGTGTGGATCAATTAAATTGTTATTAACTGTATGACATGTCCAAACTTTCTTTCTATAGGTTTATGCAAATGGAATTCGCAACATTGATCTGCAGTTCATTATCCGTAGACTGGCAGCCCCAGTCATCTCAGTCCTGCTGCTGTCCTTGTGTGTGCCATATGTAATTGCTGGTGGTGTGGTGCCAGCTGTTGGTGAGTCCCTCAGCATTTGTATATTTGGATCAgtgagaaatgtgtttgtttgaaccCTTAATTTTCTCTGTTCGTTTGCAAGTTTCACCCATtaagttgataaaaaaaaatgcttaaaaataCTTGTAATTGCACTTTTCTAGAGTACGCTTGAAATAGGCTTTTTCTTTACCCCGGCACTATCAAATTAAAGAGTTGTtgcattcttttttatttcagatgACCGTTTcagtgtagtgtgtgtagtgTATAACTGTAGTGAATCATTTTTGCAGGCGTGACCCCAGAGATGGAGATTCTAATGCAGAGGAGAATCTACCCATTTCTGCTGATGGTGGTCTCGCTCATTGGTATCCTGTCCTTCCAGATCCGACAGTTTAAACGCCTTTATGAGCACATCAAAAATGACAagtaaagatatttttttttttaatttttcctttctttttttacataaatgcaATTATTAAAGATGTTGTAaagcctttattttatttacatatttcgGTTAGAAATGTCATAATCATTGCTTATGATTGTAATGTTGATGTTTCATTAATAGATGGAAGTGTCAGTTCAGTGCTGGAAAATGTAAACCGTAATAACTATCCTTGGTCTTTGCAGGTACCTGGTTGGCCAGAGGCTTGTCAACTATGAACGGAAAGTTGGAAGAGCAAGCATGCCTCCACCCTCCAATCCTGTCGCAGAGTAGATTATTGTGTCACACGTCGCCACATTTTTGCACCTGTTACGTTGTGTACACCTTTGCCCTGCCCTCTTTTCAAAGACCATTCTCCTTTTTTAAAATCTCCCGTGGATGTCAATGGATTTGATGGATGTCGTTCAGTTTCTTTCAATTTCCCTTCCACGCTCATCAAAGTTGGAAGATGGGAAAATGTGTTATAATCACAGGACAGCTGCAAGTGACCCCCTCTGTAAAAGATGAGGCAGAAGTGAGGGTTACAGGGTTTGATTTGAAGCCCAACATTTCTCTTGTTGTTCATGCCTTGCTTTGTAAAGTGCTGCCTGATAATTGTACATGTGTAAATACTTTGAAAGCAGATTTTGTCgtaccaaaaaaagaaaatagagacAAATATGGATTAATGCAGTGACCATTGTACATCTTAAAAGTGTATGTAtaatttattaaatgaatctgACAATTTATATTTTAGGTTGCATTAATTATCAAGACAATGTTACTGCTTTTCAGTTGTGGTAAAAAATGTAGCGTTGTGTTCTACTTTTTCGACACAATAGACTGACATCTGATTGTATAAAGATCTGTTTAATATTCATCACCTTCATTTTTCACAGTGGCTTAATGTGTGAGTGATTAGTCTGTGTTTGGTAATGTAGGTGAATCTCCACCTGGCTTTAGAACAGCACAGAGGCATTAGCAGAAGATAAAGcatgtactggcacatttcagtGAAGTCCTCAAGACACTTGGGATCAAGGATGAACTTTTAAATCTCTGTCCTCACTTTATGTGCACTTCTATTTAAATTACCCCGGATCTTCTGCTGGAAGGCCACAGTTCAAACAGGATATCAGccaaaaccaaccaaccaaggAAAGGTTTTACAAGggttttccactttctttcttgCAGTTCAACATGTGTATGAAGCACAATTATCTTATTATCAAGCAGAATAGACCTATGGTTACCAgataattgaataattgaaCACAGTACATGTTTCTTTAATATAAGATTGgaaattgttttattaatacAATTTATCTGTACACACATCCGCAAACAACCTGACCAGTCcaaaatttaaattcaaatatcaAACAGAAATGACACATTAATGACAACAATGGCCTATACTTCATATGAGAAGcttaaaacaaaatgatgtgtatatatagtatattgaACTGGGTTTGGGACTGTAATTAATTCTAGGTATCAATTATCAAGTGAAATATATCTTCAAATGGATTTTGATGAGAGATATCTTTCATTTTGCTCAGTCAAAACTCTAAGCtttaaaaaattgtattttttgttggaTTTGTTTGTTCAATTTAGAATAAAGAGGACAATCAGAGGAGAAACATGCAGAAAATAAAGGTATGTGGTCTATTTATGTTTATAACATGTGCTCTAAGTAAGTACTAAGACAATTGCATTTGTTAGCCTGTGTTTTTATGGTGCTTCCTATGCTAATGAACATAGTGCAACAATATTCTATGTTCCTGTTTGGCAAGCAagtcattttgcattttgaattGGAAGCTTACACAAGTGAGAAAAAACTACATGTGtactggtatgcaaaggccaccgtagttccccaaCACGCTTGGGAATGGGAGGGGTTTGCAGAGGAGTCCTCTATTTgatacaatctgcagtctcactattaAATAACAAGTTATTACACACTAGAATTGTAATATAAATGTACTTAGTACCATTTAATACAAAATGTTGATTGtattttgttgtagtttttttttggaatcttTGTCACTGATTTATATCTCTAACTGAACTGCCATTGTGATTCTGAATTATAATGTTTGCTTCTGTGCTGTCAATTCCGGATTATTTCGCAATGGATGTGAGAACAAAGAGTTTGTTGTAAAGATTTATGGACTTAATGTAAACGTATCACTAAACCCTGTCTGTTTCCTCAAGTGACGTCACAC encodes:
- the LOC131457864 gene encoding E3 ubiquitin-protein ligase MARCHF6-like — translated: MDTAEEADICRVCRSEGTPDKPLYHPCVCTGSIKFIHQECLVQWLKHSRKEYCELCKHRFAFTPIYSPDMPSRLPIQDICAGLLTSVGTAIRYWFHYTLVAFAWLGVVPLTACRIYKCLFTGSVSSLLTLPLDMLSTENLLADCLQGCFVVTCTLCAFISLVWLREQIVHGGAPQWLEQHLPPPPNAAGQANEAQAAGQGPADEPPAAQPVPAEPPAQNEAEPEPPDVPPDQGDDPELEEEEGAAAEDADPNNGAQDDMNWNALEWDRAAEELTWERMLGLDGSLVFLEHVFWVVSLNTLFILVFAFCPYHIGHFSVVGLGFEEYVQASHFEGLITTIVGYILLAMTLILCHGLAALVRFQRSRRLLGVCYIVVKVSLLVVVEIGVFPLICGWWLDICSLEMFDASLKDRELSFKSAPGTTMFLHWLVGMVYVFYFASFILLLREVLRPGVLWFLRNLNDPDFNPVQEMIHLPIYRHLRRFILSVVVFGSIVLLMLWLPIRLIKLLLPTFLPYNVMLYSDAPVSELSLELLLLQVVLPALLEQGHTRQWLKGLVRAWTVSAGYLLDLHSYLLGEQDDNDTNQPVNNNNNNNPPPGHHNNNNNPAPAVGEGLHAAHQAILQQGGPVGFQPYHRPLRFPFRIVLLIAFMCITLLVASLVCLTLPVFTGRWLMSFWTGNSKIHELYTAACGLYVCWLSIRGITVLLAWMPQGRTVIMHKVQEWTLMILKTLVVALLVAGVIPLLLGLLFELVIVAPLRVPLDQTPLFYPWQDWALGVLHAKIIAAITLMGPQWWLKTVIEQVYANGIRNIDLQFIIRRLAAPVISVLLLSLCVPYVIAGGVVPAVGVTPEMEILMQRRIYPFLLMVVSLIGILSFQIRQFKRLYEHIKNDKYLVGQRLVNYERKVGRASMPPPSNPVAE